A region of Streptomyces deccanensis DNA encodes the following proteins:
- a CDS encoding PHP domain-containing protein, translated as MRIDLHCHSTASDGTDTPSELVRKAGAAGLDVVALTDHDTTRGHAEAIAALPEGLTLVTGAELSCRLDGVSMHMLAYLFDPEEPDLLAERELVRDDRVPRARGMIAKLNELGVPVTWDQVARIAAGGSVGRPHVATALVELGVVPTVSDAFTEQWLADGGRAYVAKHETDPFEAIRLIKGAGGVAVFAHPAAVKRGRTVPESAIAELAAAGLDGIEVDHMEHDPATRARLRGLAKELGLLTTGSSDYHGSRKTCVLGEYTTDPEVYGEITRRATGAFPVPGTGGK; from the coding sequence GTGCGTATCGATCTGCACTGCCACTCCACGGCCTCCGACGGTACGGACACCCCGTCGGAGCTGGTGCGGAAGGCGGGGGCGGCCGGTCTGGACGTCGTCGCGCTGACCGACCACGACACCACGCGTGGGCACGCCGAGGCGATCGCCGCGCTGCCGGAGGGGCTCACCCTGGTCACGGGCGCCGAGCTGTCGTGCCGACTGGACGGCGTCAGCATGCACATGCTGGCCTATCTGTTCGACCCCGAGGAGCCCGATCTGCTCGCCGAGCGCGAGCTGGTCCGGGACGACCGCGTCCCCCGGGCCCGCGGGATGATCGCCAAGCTGAACGAGCTGGGTGTGCCGGTGACCTGGGACCAGGTCGCGCGGATCGCCGCCGGCGGCTCCGTGGGACGGCCGCACGTGGCCACCGCGCTCGTCGAACTCGGCGTCGTGCCCACCGTGAGCGACGCGTTCACGGAGCAGTGGCTCGCCGACGGCGGCCGCGCCTACGTCGCGAAGCACGAGACCGACCCCTTCGAGGCGATCCGCCTGATCAAGGGCGCCGGCGGTGTCGCCGTCTTCGCCCACCCCGCCGCCGTCAAGCGCGGCCGGACCGTGCCGGAGTCCGCGATCGCCGAGCTGGCCGCCGCCGGACTCGACGGCATCGAGGTCGACCACATGGAGCACGACCCGGCGACCCGGGCGCGGCTGCGCGGCCTCGCGAAGGAACTGGGGCTGCTCACCACGGGCTCCTCCGACTACCACGGCAGCCGCAAGACCTGCGTGCTCGGCGAGTACACCACCGACCCCGAGGTGTACGGCGAGATCACTCGGCGGGCCACCGGAGCGTTTCCCGTCCCGGGGACCGGCGGGAAGTAG
- a CDS encoding MarC family protein — protein sequence MFDLAIFGSLFLTLFVIMDPPGITPIFLGLTAGRPARTQKRMAFQAVCVAGGVITVFGLLGHQILAYLHVSVPALMIAGGLLLLLIALDLLTGKTDEPKQTKDVNVALVPLGMPLLAGPGAIVSVILAVQKADGVAGHVSVWAAILAIHVVLWLTMRYSLLIIRVIKDGGVVLVTRLAGMMLSAIAVQQIINGVTQVVQGA from the coding sequence GTGTTCGATCTCGCCATATTCGGTTCGCTCTTCCTCACCCTCTTCGTGATCATGGATCCCCCGGGGATCACCCCGATCTTCCTCGGCCTCACCGCGGGGCGACCCGCGCGCACCCAGAAGCGGATGGCCTTCCAGGCCGTCTGCGTGGCCGGTGGTGTGATCACCGTCTTCGGGCTGCTGGGGCACCAGATCCTGGCCTATCTGCATGTCTCCGTGCCGGCGCTCATGATCGCGGGCGGGTTGCTGCTCCTGCTGATCGCGCTGGATCTGCTGACCGGCAAGACGGACGAGCCGAAGCAGACGAAGGACGTCAACGTCGCGCTCGTCCCGCTGGGGATGCCGCTGCTGGCCGGTCCCGGCGCGATCGTGTCGGTGATCCTCGCCGTGCAGAAGGCGGACGGCGTGGCCGGTCATGTCTCCGTGTGGGCCGCGATCCTCGCGATCCATGTCGTGCTGTGGCTGACGATGCGGTACTCACTGCTGATCATCCGCGTCATCAAGGACGGCGGAGTGGTCCTGGTGACCCGGCTCGCGGGCATGATGCTCTCCGCCATCGCCGTGCAGCAGATCATCAACGGCGTGACCCAGGTCGTCCAGGGCGCCTAG
- a CDS encoding NYN domain-containing protein — MAVMNDDLTALGARIDRTNELLHRMLAEVAKTPSTHAIFVDAGYLYAAVGRLVAGTEDRRSFDLDAEGLIDALIDKARTIFADSRLLRVYWYDGARRRIHTAEQQTIAELPDVKVRLGNLNANNQQKGVDSLIRTDLESLARHRAISDAALIGGDEDLVSAVEAAQGYGARVHLWGIEAPEGRNQAEPLLWEVDSQRTFDLDFFKPYVSRRAAATYDAPTGARPTREDVRFVGAQIAAKWLASRGRETLQELLHGHPYLPGSVDQDLLVEAEGLLQYSLRGQADLRRALRDGFWEHLRAQY; from the coding sequence ATGGCAGTAATGAACGACGACCTCACGGCGCTGGGCGCCCGCATCGACCGAACGAACGAGCTGCTGCACCGCATGCTCGCCGAGGTGGCGAAGACACCCTCGACACATGCGATCTTCGTCGATGCCGGGTATCTGTACGCGGCCGTGGGACGGCTCGTCGCGGGGACGGAGGACCGGCGGTCCTTCGATCTCGACGCGGAAGGGCTCATCGACGCGCTGATCGACAAGGCACGCACGATCTTCGCGGACAGCCGGCTGCTGCGGGTCTACTGGTACGACGGGGCGCGCCGGCGCATCCATACGGCGGAACAGCAGACGATCGCCGAGCTGCCGGACGTGAAGGTCCGCCTCGGCAACCTCAACGCGAACAACCAGCAGAAGGGCGTCGACTCCCTGATCCGCACCGATCTGGAGTCACTGGCCCGGCACCGCGCGATCAGCGACGCGGCCCTCATCGGAGGCGACGAGGACCTGGTCTCGGCGGTCGAGGCCGCGCAGGGCTACGGGGCGCGGGTCCATCTGTGGGGGATCGAGGCACCCGAGGGCCGCAACCAGGCCGAGCCGCTGCTGTGGGAGGTCGACAGCCAGCGGACCTTCGACCTCGACTTCTTCAAGCCGTACGTGTCACGAAGGGCCGCCGCCACCTACGACGCCCCCACCGGAGCCCGCCCCACCCGTGAGGACGTCCGCTTCGTCGGCGCCCAGATCGCGGCCAAGTGGCTCGCCTCACGCGGTCGGGAGACCTTGCAGGAACTGCTCCACGGCCATCCGTACCTGCCCGGCTCCGTCGACCAGGACCTGCTCGTCGAGGCGGAGGGCCTGCTCCAGTACTCGCTGCGGGGACAGGCGGACCTGAGACGGGCGCTGCGGGACGGCTTCTGGGAACACCTGCGGGCGCAGTACTAG
- a CDS encoding alpha/beta fold hydrolase → MSRPPSFTPPPGARAHRLRTPRGEFAVIEAGVAVKGSVLLVPGFTGSKEDFIALHEPLAAAGYRTVAVDGRGQYESPGAEDDEAPYAQPELAKDLLAQARAVSDGGPLHLVGHSLGGQISRAAVLMDASPFASLTLMASGPAQISAGQQERVKLLRDALAVMDMEQVWDAIQAMEAPEPEEADTGALDAGLDDRADLRRRWLATKPAQLIATGRQLCAEPDRVAELAAVDLPKHVLSGERDDTWPIPILDDMAVRLRAHRTVVRDAEHSPNTDQPKATADALIGFWDRIAP, encoded by the coding sequence ATGAGCCGTCCCCCCTCGTTCACCCCGCCTCCCGGCGCTCGCGCCCATCGTCTGCGCACCCCTCGTGGGGAGTTCGCCGTGATCGAGGCGGGGGTGGCGGTGAAGGGCAGCGTGTTGCTCGTGCCGGGGTTCACGGGGAGCAAGGAGGACTTCATCGCGCTGCACGAGCCGTTGGCGGCGGCGGGGTACCGGACGGTGGCCGTGGACGGGCGTGGCCAGTACGAGAGCCCGGGGGCCGAGGACGACGAAGCGCCGTACGCGCAGCCGGAGTTGGCGAAGGACCTGCTCGCCCAGGCGCGGGCCGTGAGCGACGGCGGTCCACTGCACCTCGTCGGTCACTCCCTCGGCGGCCAGATCTCCCGCGCCGCCGTGCTGATGGACGCCTCCCCCTTCGCCTCCCTCACTCTCATGGCCTCGGGCCCCGCCCAGATCTCGGCCGGCCAGCAGGAGCGCGTGAAGCTGTTGCGGGACGCCCTGGCCGTGATGGACATGGAGCAGGTGTGGGACGCCATCCAGGCGATGGAGGCACCGGAGCCCGAGGAGGCCGACACGGGTGCCCTCGACGCGGGGCTGGACGACCGCGCCGACCTGCGCCGCCGCTGGCTCGCCACCAAGCCCGCCCAGCTCATCGCCACGGGCCGCCAGCTCTGCGCGGAACCCGACCGCGTCGCCGAACTCGCCGCCGTGGACCTGCCCAAGCACGTGCTCTCCGGTGAACGCGACGACACCTGGCCGATCCCGATCCTCGACGACATGGCCGTACGGCTGCGCGCCCACCGCACCGTCGTCCGTGACGCCGAGCACTCCCCCAACACCGATCAGCCGAAGGCGACGGCCGACGCCCTCATCGGCTTCTGGGACCGGATCGCCCCCTGA
- a CDS encoding DEAD/DEAH box helicase: MRWPTSPARSDTTPALASHRVHRRGSTLTTTFRDLGIFPETAEALEAVGIITPFPIQEMTLPVALSGTDVIGQAKTGTGKTLGFGLPLLERVVVPADVEAGRAKPEDLVDSPQALVVVPTRELCTQVTNDLLTAGKVRNVRVTAIYGGRAYEPQVEALKKGVDVVIGTPGRLLDLAGQKKLNLKHVKCLVLDEADEMLDLGFLPDVEKIINMLPARRQTMLFSATMPGAVIGLARRYMSQPTHIRATSPDDEGATVRNTAQHIYRAHNMDKPELVARILQAEGRGLVMVFCRTKRTAADLADQLKQRGFASGAVHGDLGQGAREQALRAFRNGKVDVLVCTDVAARGIDVEGVTHVINYQSPEDEKTYLHRIGRTGRAGAKGIAITLVDWDDIPRWQLINKALDLGFNDPPETYSTSPHLFEELNIPAGTKGVLPRSERTRAGLDAEELEDLGEPGGRGPRGRGGRSSGPASAERERERPARTPRRRRRTRGGAGVDGASPEAAAVTEPSESTPTPGTDAGVSEPRTPRRRRRTRAGANPATEAVTETETVESAPVESAEAVVDTVAGVPAESVEEAPKPRRRRTRKSVEAAAAAAVAEAAPGADAALDTAEGTAAAEPAAEVEAEAKPRRRTRKIAAPAEVVSEEAATEEAPAKPRRRTRKAAEPVVEATDTAAEAAVDTAEAPKPRRRTRKAVAEAAETVVEAVAEEAVVEAPAPRRRTRKAAATVVAPAAEDAVDTAEGTTGAEVEAEAKPRRRTRKVAAPAEVVSEEAAAEEAPAKPRRRTRKAAEPVVEATDTAAEAAVDTAEAPKPRRRTRKAVAATAEGAVPAQPTEEQATKPRRTRKAAASVAVEEAGAAEAPAPRRRARKAAVAAVEGTEG, translated from the coding sequence GTGCGGTGGCCGACGTCCCCGGCACGGTCCGACACGACCCCCGCGCTCGCCTCACACCGCGTACACAGAAGAGGCAGCACCCTGACTACGACTTTCCGCGATCTCGGCATCTTTCCCGAGACGGCCGAGGCCCTCGAGGCCGTCGGCATCATCACCCCCTTCCCCATCCAGGAGATGACGCTCCCGGTCGCCCTGTCCGGCACCGACGTCATCGGCCAGGCCAAGACCGGCACCGGCAAGACGCTGGGCTTCGGTCTCCCGCTCCTCGAGCGGGTCGTCGTCCCCGCCGACGTCGAGGCCGGCCGCGCCAAGCCCGAGGACCTCGTCGACTCGCCGCAGGCGCTCGTCGTCGTCCCGACGCGCGAGCTGTGCACCCAGGTCACCAATGACCTGCTGACCGCCGGCAAGGTGCGCAACGTCCGCGTCACCGCGATCTACGGCGGCCGCGCGTACGAGCCCCAGGTCGAGGCCCTCAAGAAGGGCGTCGACGTCGTCATCGGCACCCCGGGGCGACTCCTCGACCTCGCCGGCCAGAAGAAGCTGAACCTCAAGCACGTCAAGTGCCTGGTCCTCGACGAGGCCGACGAGATGCTCGACCTGGGCTTCCTGCCCGACGTCGAGAAGATCATCAACATGCTTCCGGCCCGCCGCCAGACGATGCTGTTCTCGGCGACCATGCCGGGCGCGGTCATCGGCCTCGCCCGCCGGTACATGTCCCAGCCGACCCACATCCGCGCCACGTCTCCGGACGACGAGGGCGCGACGGTCCGCAACACCGCGCAGCACATCTACCGCGCGCACAACATGGACAAGCCCGAGCTGGTCGCGCGCATACTGCAGGCCGAGGGCCGGGGACTGGTCATGGTCTTCTGCCGTACGAAGCGGACGGCCGCCGACCTCGCCGACCAGCTCAAGCAGCGGGGCTTCGCCTCCGGCGCGGTCCACGGCGACCTCGGCCAGGGCGCCCGCGAGCAGGCCCTGCGCGCCTTCCGCAACGGCAAGGTGGACGTCCTCGTCTGCACCGACGTCGCCGCGCGCGGCATCGACGTCGAGGGTGTCACCCACGTCATCAACTACCAGTCCCCCGAGGACGAGAAGACGTACCTGCACCGCATCGGCCGTACGGGCCGCGCGGGCGCCAAGGGCATCGCGATCACCCTCGTCGACTGGGACGACATCCCGCGCTGGCAGCTCATCAACAAAGCGCTGGACCTCGGGTTCAACGACCCGCCGGAGACGTACTCCACGTCCCCGCACCTCTTCGAGGAACTGAACATCCCCGCGGGCACCAAGGGTGTCCTGCCGCGTTCCGAGCGCACCCGGGCCGGGCTGGACGCGGAGGAGCTGGAGGACCTCGGCGAGCCGGGCGGGCGTGGTCCGCGCGGTCGCGGTGGCCGTTCCTCCGGCCCGGCGTCCGCCGAGCGCGAGCGGGAGCGTCCGGCGCGTACGCCGCGCCGTCGCCGCCGTACGCGTGGTGGCGCCGGCGTCGACGGGGCGTCCCCGGAGGCCGCCGCGGTCACGGAGCCGTCGGAGTCCACGCCGACTCCCGGCACCGACGCCGGCGTGTCCGAGCCTCGTACGCCGCGCCGTCGCCGCCGCACGCGGGCCGGGGCGAACCCCGCCACCGAGGCCGTGACCGAGACCGAGACCGTCGAGAGTGCGCCGGTCGAGTCGGCGGAGGCCGTGGTCGACACGGTCGCGGGCGTGCCCGCCGAGTCGGTGGAGGAGGCCCCCAAGCCGCGTCGCCGCCGGACCCGTAAGTCGGTGGAGGCCGCTGCCGCCGCCGCTGTGGCCGAGGCCGCGCCGGGCGCGGATGCCGCGCTGGACACGGCGGAGGGCACGGCTGCCGCCGAGCCGGCCGCCGAGGTCGAGGCCGAGGCCAAGCCGCGTCGTCGTACGCGCAAGATCGCCGCGCCCGCCGAGGTCGTGAGCGAGGAGGCCGCCACCGAGGAGGCACCGGCCAAGCCCCGCCGCCGCACGCGTAAGGCCGCCGAGCCCGTCGTCGAGGCGACGGACACCGCCGCCGAGGCCGCCGTGGACACCGCCGAGGCGCCCAAGCCGCGCCGCCGGACCCGCAAGGCCGTGGCGGAGGCCGCCGAGACCGTGGTGGAGGCTGTCGCCGAGGAGGCGGTGGTCGAGGCTCCGGCCCCGCGTCGTCGGACCCGTAAGGCCGCGGCGACCGTCGTGGCGCCTGCCGCCGAGGACGCCGTCGACACGGCTGAGGGGACGACCGGCGCCGAGGTCGAGGCCGAGGCCAAGCCGCGTCGTCGTACGCGCAAGGTCGCCGCACCCGCCGAGGTCGTGAGCGAGGAGGCCGCCGCCGAGGAGGCACCGGCCAAGCCCCGCCGCCGGACCCGCAAGGCCGCCGAGCCCGTCGTCGAGGCGACGGACACCGCCGCCGAGGCCGCCGTGGACACCGCCGAGGCGCCCAAGCCGCGCCGCCGGACCCGCAAGGCCGTGGCCGCTACGGCTGAGGGGGCGGTGCCCGCGCAGCCGACGGAGGAGCAGGCCACGAAGCCGCGTCGTACGCGGAAGGCGGCGGCGTCTGTCGCTGTTGAGGAGGCGGGGGCTGCTGAGGCTCCGGCTCCTCGGCGGCGTGCGCGGAAGGCGGCTGTGGCTGCGGTGGAGGGTACGGAGGGCTGA
- a CDS encoding ferritin-like fold-containing protein, translating to MRCMTTSDKPENATGGESADAADTTEVTGIAAQDWERASADPQYRAAVVDLLGALAYGELAAFERLAEDAKLAPTLVDKAELAKMAAAEFHHFERLAGRLTEIGEEPTRAMEPFVDALDGFHKQTAPSDWLEGLVKAYVGDSIASDFYREVAAHLDSDTRSLVLAVLDDTGHAGFAVEKVRAAIDEDPRVGGRLALWARRLMGEALSQSQRVVADRDALSTMLVGGVADGFDLAEVGRMFSRITEAHTKRMAALGLAA from the coding sequence GTGCGCTGCATGACCACGTCTGACAAGCCTGAGAACGCCACCGGCGGCGAGTCCGCCGACGCCGCCGACACCACGGAGGTCACCGGGATCGCCGCCCAGGACTGGGAGCGGGCCTCCGCCGACCCGCAGTACCGCGCCGCCGTGGTGGACCTGCTGGGAGCGCTGGCGTACGGGGAGCTGGCGGCGTTCGAACGGCTCGCGGAGGACGCGAAGCTGGCGCCCACCCTCGTAGACAAGGCGGAGCTGGCGAAGATGGCGGCGGCCGAGTTCCACCACTTCGAGAGGCTCGCCGGCCGGCTCACCGAGATCGGCGAGGAGCCGACGCGCGCCATGGAGCCCTTCGTCGACGCGCTCGACGGCTTCCACAAGCAGACCGCGCCCTCGGACTGGCTGGAGGGGCTCGTCAAGGCCTACGTCGGCGACTCGATCGCCAGCGACTTCTACCGGGAGGTCGCGGCGCACCTCGACTCGGACACGCGCTCGCTCGTGCTCGCCGTGCTCGACGACACCGGGCACGCCGGGTTCGCCGTGGAGAAGGTGCGTGCCGCGATCGACGAGGACCCGCGGGTGGGCGGTCGACTGGCGCTGTGGGCACGGAGGTTGATGGGGGAGGCGCTGTCGCAGTCGCAGCGGGTGGTGGCCGACCGGGACGCCCTGTCCACGATGCTCGTGGGCGGCGTGGCCGACGGGTTCGACCTCGCCGAGGTGGGGCGGATGTTCTCGCGGATCACCGAGGCGCACACCAAGCGGATGGCCGCGCTCGGCTTGGCCGCGTGA
- a CDS encoding DUF3107 domain-containing protein — MEVKIGVQHAPREIVLESGQSAEEVERAVAEALAGKSALLSLTDEHGRKVLIPADRLAYIDIGEPTVRKVGFSAL, encoded by the coding sequence GTGGAGGTCAAGATCGGCGTGCAGCACGCGCCCCGCGAGATCGTTCTGGAGAGCGGTCAGAGTGCCGAGGAGGTCGAGCGTGCGGTTGCCGAGGCGCTGGCCGGCAAGTCGGCGCTGCTGAGCCTCACGGACGAGCACGGCCGCAAGGTGCTGATCCCGGCCGACCGTCTCGCCTACATCGACATCGGCGAGCCGACCGTCCGCAAGGTGGGCTTCAGCGCGCTGTAG
- a CDS encoding TetR/AcrR family transcriptional regulator: MTAIEQTEAARPRGTRLPRRARRNQLLGAAQEVFVAQGYHSAAMDDIAERAGVSKPVLYQHFPGKLDLYLALLDQHCEALIQAVRGALASTTDNKQRVRATMDAYFAYVEDEGGAFRLVFESDLTNEPAVRERVDKVTNECAEAICDVIEEDTGLSRAESMLLASGLGGLSQVVARSWLHSDRSVPREQAVQLLASLAWRGIAGFPLHGLDQH, translated from the coding sequence GTGACAGCCATCGAGCAGACAGAGGCGGCGCGCCCGCGAGGCACACGGCTGCCCCGCCGAGCCCGACGGAACCAGTTGCTGGGCGCCGCCCAGGAAGTCTTCGTGGCCCAGGGCTACCACTCGGCCGCGATGGACGACATCGCCGAGCGCGCCGGAGTCAGCAAGCCGGTGCTCTACCAGCACTTCCCCGGCAAGCTCGACCTCTATCTGGCCCTGCTGGACCAGCACTGCGAGGCCCTGATCCAGGCGGTGCGCGGCGCGCTGGCGTCGACGACCGACAACAAGCAGCGGGTCCGGGCGACGATGGACGCCTATTTCGCGTACGTCGAGGACGAGGGCGGCGCCTTCCGGCTGGTCTTCGAGTCCGACCTGACGAACGAGCCCGCCGTGCGCGAGCGCGTGGACAAGGTCACCAACGAGTGCGCCGAGGCCATCTGCGACGTCATCGAGGAGGACACCGGTCTCTCCCGCGCGGAGTCGATGCTCCTCGCCTCGGGGCTGGGCGGCCTCTCCCAGGTGGTGGCGCGGTCGTGGCTGCACAGCGACCGCAGTGTCCCGCGCGAGCAGGCGGTCCAGTTGCTGGCCTCGCTCGCCTGGCGCGGTATCGCGGGCTTCCCCCTGCACGGCCTCGACCAGCACTGA
- a CDS encoding alpha/beta fold hydrolase: MSSTELPSLLTATASPKASAVRVAPGERLRSVRLPGITLSVRSRPPAREGLPPALYVHGLGGSSQNWSALMPLLDGLVDSEALDLPGFGDSPPPDDGNYSVTGHARAVIRYLDSAGRGPVHLFGNSLGGAIATRVAALRPDLVCTLTLVSPALPELRVQRTAVPTAMLALPGMSALFNRFTKGWTAEQRVRGVTALCYGDPGRVTEEGFRNAVEEMERRLQLPYMWDALTRSARGLVDAYTLGGQHSLWRQAERVLAPTLLVYGRRDQLVGYRMAQRAARSFRDSRLVSLPDAGHVAMMEYPEAVAAAFRDLLADAGRARSGVDEMPVGSEPGGSRPVGSEPVGSGSVGSESVSVDVSGEGGSVSGGGSVGADEGDSVAEGPPKGSPGVGS, from the coding sequence ATGTCTTCGACCGAGCTGCCGTCCCTGCTGACCGCCACCGCGTCGCCGAAGGCGAGTGCCGTGCGCGTGGCACCCGGTGAGCGGCTGAGGTCGGTCCGGTTGCCGGGGATCACGTTGTCGGTACGGTCGAGACCGCCGGCCCGCGAAGGACTGCCGCCCGCTCTGTACGTGCACGGCTTGGGCGGCTCCTCGCAGAACTGGTCCGCGCTGATGCCGCTGCTCGACGGGCTCGTCGACAGCGAGGCGCTCGATCTGCCCGGCTTCGGCGACTCGCCGCCGCCGGACGACGGCAACTACTCCGTCACGGGACACGCCCGCGCGGTCATCCGCTACCTCGACTCCGCGGGGCGCGGCCCGGTGCACCTCTTCGGCAACTCCCTCGGCGGCGCGATCGCGACCCGCGTCGCCGCCCTGCGCCCGGACCTCGTCTGCACCCTGACCCTGGTGTCGCCCGCTCTGCCGGAGCTCCGCGTGCAGCGGACCGCCGTGCCGACCGCGATGCTCGCCCTGCCGGGCATGTCGGCGCTCTTCAACCGCTTCACCAAGGGCTGGACCGCCGAGCAGCGCGTACGGGGCGTCACGGCGCTCTGTTACGGCGACCCCGGCCGCGTCACGGAGGAGGGCTTCCGCAACGCTGTGGAGGAGATGGAGCGGCGCCTGCAACTGCCGTACATGTGGGACGCGTTGACGCGTTCGGCCCGAGGGCTCGTGGACGCCTACACTTTGGGTGGGCAGCACTCGCTCTGGCGCCAGGCCGAGCGGGTCCTCGCCCCGACCCTCCTCGTCTACGGCCGACGCGACCAACTCGTCGGCTACCGCATGGCCCAGCGCGCCGCCCGTTCCTTCCGGGACTCCCGCCTCGTCTCCCTGCCGGACGCGGGGCACGTGGCGATGATGGAGTACCCGGAGGCGGTCGCCGCCGCGTTCCGTGACCTGCTCGCGGATGCGGGGAGGGCGAGGAGCGGGGTGGATGAGATGCCGGTGGGTTCGGAGCCGGGCGGTTCGAGGCCGGTGGGTTCGGAACCGGTCGGTTCGGGGTCGGTCGGTTCGGAGTCGGTGTCGGTCGATGTTTCGGGTGAGGGTGGTTCGGTGAGTGGCGGTGGCTCGGTCGGCGCCGACGAGGGTGACTCGGTCGCCGAGGGGCCGCCCAAGGGCTCGCCCGGCGTGGGGAGCTGA
- a CDS encoding DUF3152 domain-containing protein translates to MGRHSRKGRAPKGDTSDIGTARTVTSTGAGAGDRAPAPRAWGAEGAEGARTMGPGGPGGPGSGGAASAVSASAAQTRAQPPGGGPQPRGYAGAPGYDRRPGQGAPGQGRPGFGGGAAGQQGARFADGTPAHGFPRLPDGTPAHGMPRPPEGTPAHGFPRLPDGAQVGGYPPSRGEHPEQREAGGGWGHLGGGGRRQGAGHGVAQGGPAGAPYGGPGEASPHGAPHGVPPESSGRRIPIPRQRQETMPPGGPRQAYLDAFDEVDDVFAPGRTQRGAPGADDDGRVETALAEKPLRGRSPRQEPHEQPPGDETESAGTAKGGKGRAFVGIAAAAVTTVLVVVVGGQMAVGEDENATRPQAAEAGERAVRDTSRSDNRPTPSVPPSPSATPLTYEQKMDKKYALAADLEGDGEFEAVAGFDKAPGTGQKYRYRVDVETGLGLDAELFADAVQKTLNDDRSWAHAGGRTFERISSGTPDFVITLASPGTTAFWCAKSGLDTTVDNVSCDSAATERVMINAYRWAQGSETYGDEIHAYRQMLINHEIGHRLKYPHVTCDKDGELAPVMQQQSKFLTYRGITCKANPWPYPNS, encoded by the coding sequence GTGGGACGGCACAGCCGCAAGGGGCGGGCGCCGAAAGGCGACACAAGCGATATAGGGACAGCCCGGACGGTCACGTCCACGGGGGCGGGGGCGGGTGACCGTGCGCCGGCGCCGCGAGCGTGGGGCGCTGAGGGTGCCGAGGGTGCGAGGACCATGGGCCCGGGTGGCCCGGGTGGACCGGGTTCCGGGGGTGCGGCGAGCGCCGTGAGCGCCTCGGCGGCGCAGACGCGAGCGCAGCCGCCGGGTGGTGGGCCGCAGCCTCGCGGATACGCCGGGGCGCCTGGGTACGACAGGAGGCCGGGGCAAGGGGCCCCCGGGCAGGGCAGGCCGGGGTTCGGCGGTGGTGCGGCCGGGCAGCAGGGGGCGCGCTTCGCGGACGGCACTCCGGCGCACGGCTTCCCCCGCCTGCCTGACGGCACGCCCGCGCACGGGATGCCGCGTCCGCCCGAGGGCACGCCCGCGCATGGCTTCCCGCGTCTTCCGGACGGCGCCCAGGTGGGCGGTTATCCGCCGAGTCGTGGTGAACACCCCGAGCAGCGCGAAGCGGGCGGGGGTTGGGGCCACCTGGGTGGTGGTGGGCGTCGGCAGGGCGCCGGACACGGCGTGGCGCAAGGGGGTCCCGCGGGGGCTCCGTATGGTGGGCCGGGCGAGGCGTCACCCCATGGCGCCCCGCACGGCGTGCCTCCGGAGAGTTCGGGCCGCCGTATCCCCATTCCCCGGCAGCGGCAGGAGACCATGCCCCCCGGTGGCCCCCGCCAGGCCTATCTGGACGCCTTCGACGAGGTCGACGACGTCTTCGCACCCGGCCGGACACAACGCGGCGCGCCGGGTGCCGACGACGACGGCCGGGTCGAGACGGCCCTCGCAGAGAAACCGCTGCGCGGGCGGTCGCCGCGACAGGAGCCGCACGAACAGCCGCCGGGCGACGAGACCGAGTCCGCCGGGACGGCGAAGGGCGGCAAGGGACGGGCGTTCGTCGGTATCGCGGCCGCCGCCGTCACGACCGTGCTCGTGGTCGTCGTGGGCGGACAGATGGCCGTCGGGGAGGACGAGAACGCCACTCGGCCGCAGGCCGCCGAGGCCGGCGAGCGTGCTGTGCGCGACACCTCACGCAGCGACAACCGGCCCACACCGTCCGTCCCGCCCAGCCCGAGCGCGACCCCGCTGACGTACGAGCAGAAGATGGACAAGAAGTACGCGCTCGCCGCGGATCTGGAGGGCGACGGGGAGTTCGAGGCGGTCGCGGGCTTCGACAAGGCGCCGGGGACGGGGCAGAAGTACCGCTACCGGGTCGATGTCGAGACGGGGCTCGGGCTGGACGCGGAGCTGTTCGCGGACGCTGTGCAGAAGACCCTGAACGACGACCGGAGCTGGGCCCACGCCGGTGGCCGTACGTTCGAGCGGATCTCCTCGGGCACCCCCGACTTCGTGATCACGCTGGCCAGTCCGGGGACCACCGCGTTCTGGTGTGCCAAGTCGGGGCTCGACACCACCGTGGACAACGTCTCGTGCGACTCGGCAGCCACCGAGCGCGTGATGATCAACGCATACCGCTGGGCCCAGGGTTCGGAGACGTACGGCGACGAGATCCACGCGTATCGGCAGATGCTGATCAACCACGAGATCGGCCACCGCCTCAAGTACCCCCACGTGACCTGCGACAAGGACGGCGAACTCGCGCCCGTCATGCAGCAGCAGAGCAAGTTCCTGACCTACCGCGGGATCACCTGCAAGGCCAATCCCTGGCCCTACCCCAATAGTTGA